Proteins encoded in a region of the Marmota flaviventris isolate mMarFla1 chromosome 3, mMarFla1.hap1, whole genome shotgun sequence genome:
- the Tas2r10 gene encoding LOW QUALITY PROTEIN: taste receptor type 2 member 10 (The sequence of the model RefSeq protein was modified relative to this genomic sequence to represent the inferred CDS: deleted 2 bases in 1 codon; substituted 1 base at 1 genomic stop codon), which translates to MPSVVEILFFVTTTQLVLGVLGNEFIGLVNCMDCVKNKKFSIISFILTGLAISRVSIIWYISFDGVIKSFSPDMHTSSTLTEYFSYLVECFSLYHSNIWFATNLSIFYFLKTAKFSHYIFRWLKRRINRVFAFLIGCLFVSWLLTFLQVVKVINGDKINHRNTSXLFHLQGSDFLLKQIFLNLGVTLFFTVFLITCVLLIVSLWRHKSHMQLNNTGFADLNTEAHVKAMEVLISFIILFILHVIGNLIEAVCGSKPENKLLFTFGFTTTAIYPWGHSFILILGNNKLKQTCWRVVQQLKCCEKGKNLRASDRLAQKCMFQENNPLRKSSKTFLLPLHHILLLFYNCVMELHSIFHDMFYYVSENISL; encoded by the exons ATGCCAAGCGTGGTAGAAATCCTCTTTTTTGTCACAACTACTCAGTTAGTACTGGGGGTTTTGGGGAATGAATTTATTGGACTTGTAAACTGCATGGACTGTGTCAAGAATAAGAAGTTCTCTATTATTAGCTTTATTCTCACAGGCTTGGCTATTTCTAGAGTTTCTATAATATGGTACATAAGTTTTGATggagtcataaagtcattctctCCAGATATGCATACTTCTAGTACCCTAACTGAATATTTTAGTTACTTAGTTGAATGTTTTAGT CTCTATCACTCGAATATCTGGTTTGCTACCAACCtcagcatcttctatttcctgaagACAGCGAAGTTTTCCCACTACATATTTCGCTGGTTGAAGAGAAGAATCAATAGAGTTTTTGCCTTTCTGATTGGATGCTTGTTTGTGTCATGGTTACTTACTTTTCTACAAGTTGTGAAGGTGATTAATGGTGATAAAATAAACCATAGAAACACATCATAGCTGTTTCACCTACAGGGAAGTGATTTCTTACTTAAACAGATTTTTCTCAATCTGGGAGTCACTCTCTTCTTTACAGTATTCCTAATTACCTGTGTCCTATTGATCGTTTCCCTGTGGAGACACAAAAGTCATATGCAACTGAACAACACAGGATTCGCAGACCTCAATACAGAAGCTCATGTGAAAGCCATGgaagttttaatatcttttatcaTCCTCTTTATCTTGCATGTGATAGGCAACCTCATAGAAGCAGTATGTGGTAGTAAGCCAGAAAACAAACTGCTATTTACTTTTGGTTTCACAACCACAGCCATATATCCCTGGGGTCATTCCTTTATCCTAATTCTAGGAAACAACAAGCTAAAGCAAACTTGCTGGAGGGTAGTGCAGCAATTAAAGTGctgtgagaaaggaaaaaatctcAGAGCCTCAGACAGGCTTGCACAGAAATGTATGTTTCAGGAGAATAATCCACTGAGAAAATCCTCAAAgacctttctccttcctttgcaTCATATTCTTTTATTGTTCTATAACTGTGTTATGGAACTTCATTCAATTTTCCATGATATGTTCTACTATGTCTCAGAGAATATCTCTCTCTGA